In the Lysinibacillus sp. PLM2 genome, one interval contains:
- the amhX gene encoding amidohydrolase AmhX has translation MEEQQLTERMQKVFAHLHANPEISWKEVNTTAYLAEFLKEEGLVPQTFEDMTGLYVDIGPGVPKVGFRTDIDALWQEVDGEFKANHSCGHDGHMTMAIGVALLLKEQKDSLPGAVRLIFQPAEEKAGGAKAITQKGIIDTLEYLFGVHVRPLVELSDGTHSPALYHGAAKLITGTISGVEAHGALPEYGVNAIEVAAALVDALKRIWISPAESGSIKMTQLQAGGISANIIPGTATFSIDTRAQTNETMAALTEGFERAVEAVSKLYGATITTNVGAHIVAAQVDDEAKAIMRQAIIETVGEEHCAPEVVTPGGEDFHFYSYSRPHLKTTMLGLGCGVTPGLHHPQMNFNQQQLPVGARIITRALLNALQEVERSE, from the coding sequence ATGGAAGAACAGCAATTGACTGAGCGTATGCAAAAGGTTTTTGCACATTTACACGCAAATCCTGAAATCAGCTGGAAAGAAGTGAATACTACCGCTTATTTAGCTGAATTTCTTAAAGAAGAGGGTTTAGTGCCACAAACATTTGAAGATATGACCGGTCTATATGTTGATATTGGACCAGGGGTACCTAAAGTTGGATTTCGTACAGACATTGACGCACTATGGCAGGAGGTTGATGGTGAGTTTAAAGCCAATCATTCCTGTGGACATGATGGCCATATGACAATGGCAATCGGTGTAGCGCTTTTGTTAAAGGAACAAAAAGATTCATTGCCTGGTGCAGTTCGACTAATTTTCCAGCCTGCTGAAGAAAAGGCGGGGGGCGCAAAAGCAATTACCCAAAAAGGTATTATCGATACATTGGAGTATTTATTTGGGGTTCATGTTCGTCCTCTAGTCGAGCTTTCAGATGGTACTCACTCTCCAGCACTCTATCACGGTGCCGCGAAGCTTATTACAGGAACGATTTCAGGAGTGGAAGCACACGGTGCACTACCTGAATATGGAGTGAATGCGATAGAAGTCGCTGCTGCATTAGTAGATGCACTAAAACGAATTTGGATTAGTCCAGCAGAGTCAGGTTCAATCAAAATGACCCAGCTTCAAGCAGGAGGGATTTCTGCAAATATCATTCCAGGTACTGCAACCTTCAGCATTGATACCCGTGCACAAACAAATGAAACGATGGCGGCCTTAACAGAAGGCTTTGAAAGGGCAGTTGAAGCAGTTAGTAAGTTATACGGAGCCACAATCACAACAAATGTAGGTGCTCATATCGTGGCAGCTCAAGTTGATGATGAAGCAAAAGCCATCATGAGGCAGGCTATTATCGAAACGGTCGGCGAAGAACATTGTGCACCAGAAGTCGTTACGCCTGGTGGAGAGGATTTTCATTTCTATTCCTATTCACGACCACACCTTAAGACAACAATGCTTGGCCTTGGTTGTGGTGTAACACCGGGACTTCATCATCCACAAATGAACTTCAACCAACAACAATTACCTGTGGGAGCACGTATCATTACAAGAGCGCTCCTTAATGCATTACAAGAAGTGGAAAGAAGTGAATAA
- the araL gene encoding sugar-phosphatase AraL: MKGFIIDLDGTIYKNYQIIDGAREAIELLKINNLPFVFLSNRGNISRKNCLQKLKRIGIDCQIENIILASTIAARFFQQRKEESVWILGDEGLREELIDHQVNLATKPEQADWLLITLHEQLTYEDLNNAFRAVLNGAKIAVTNHDLIFPREDGPCIDVGGLIAAITATTGAKVQYSFGKPSPFMRDAALQQLQLEATDCVVIGDGLSTDMQLGIINEMKTAFVLSGVATVEDLHKTNITPLFIGNTILDVVKDILEGVNHEYH, from the coding sequence ATGAAAGGATTCATTATAGATTTGGATGGAACGATATATAAAAACTATCAAATTATAGATGGTGCTAGAGAAGCCATTGAACTTTTAAAAATAAATAATTTACCTTTCGTTTTTTTAAGTAATAGAGGCAATATTTCAAGAAAGAATTGCCTTCAAAAACTAAAGCGAATTGGGATTGACTGTCAAATTGAAAATATCATCCTTGCTTCAACCATTGCGGCTCGATTCTTTCAGCAAAGAAAGGAAGAAAGTGTTTGGATTTTAGGTGATGAAGGGTTGAGAGAAGAACTAATTGATCATCAAGTAAATTTAGCAACGAAACCCGAACAAGCAGATTGGCTACTGATTACTTTACATGAACAACTTACATACGAAGACTTAAATAATGCATTTCGCGCAGTTTTAAACGGAGCAAAGATAGCAGTAACAAATCATGATCTCATATTCCCTAGAGAAGATGGACCTTGTATAGATGTAGGTGGATTAATAGCTGCTATAACAGCTACTACAGGAGCAAAAGTCCAATATTCTTTTGGAAAGCCCTCTCCTTTTATGAGAGATGCCGCCTTACAACAGCTTCAGCTAGAAGCAACAGATTGTGTCGTTATAGGTGACGGTTTATCTACAGATATGCAATTAGGCATCATAAACGAAATGAAAACAGCTTTTGTTTTAAGCGGTGTAGCAACAGTGGAAGACTTACATAAAACAAATATTACTCCGTTATTTATAGGAAATACAATCCTGGACGTTGTTAAGGACATATTGGAAGGAGTAAATCATGAATACCATTGA
- the egsA gene encoding glycerol-1-phosphate dehydrogenase [NAD(P)+] — protein MNTIEKVIKSINNEPLKLSNINIEHIYIQENIFPSLQQYLLNQNYTNVLLIGDDNTIVFMNSIIEQCQNEHLTFSTTVLRPNQNQDVIADEQNICQSLVAAQQSNVDAILAVGAGTIHDVARYAAFTLKKPFVSFPTAPSVDGFYSSGAPLILRNMKVTVKAEAPMAIFADLHILKNAPKSMIAAGVGDILGKFTSLFDWKFETKWQKNELYEPTLLLTEHALKKTVNSLPDISLGNLSGISRLMEALIESGISIALYGQSHSASGSEHHLSHFWEIHHLINEEKQLLHGEKVSVATIEILRLYQTLFPKVYKKHNILTDEDWDYLKKELDILPTVKEIISFLNEVKGKTELEQLPISSSLFKESIMKASGIRPNRYTFLRYLIDYHSGEVEQYVTSRT, from the coding sequence ATGAATACCATTGAAAAAGTCATCAAGAGTATTAATAACGAACCTCTTAAATTATCAAATATTAACATAGAACACATTTATATTCAGGAAAATATATTTCCGTCATTACAGCAATACTTATTAAATCAAAACTATACGAACGTGTTACTAATTGGTGATGACAATACGATTGTTTTCATGAACAGCATTATTGAACAATGTCAAAATGAGCATCTTACATTTTCAACCACTGTATTACGACCTAATCAGAATCAAGATGTGATAGCGGATGAGCAAAATATCTGTCAAAGTCTTGTAGCTGCACAGCAATCAAATGTCGATGCCATATTAGCAGTCGGAGCTGGAACAATTCATGATGTTGCACGTTATGCAGCTTTTACTTTAAAAAAGCCTTTTGTTTCTTTTCCAACAGCACCTTCAGTGGATGGATTTTATTCCAGTGGTGCTCCATTAATTTTAAGAAACATGAAGGTTACAGTTAAAGCTGAAGCTCCTATGGCAATTTTTGCAGATTTACATATTTTAAAAAATGCCCCTAAGTCAATGATTGCAGCTGGTGTTGGCGATATTTTAGGAAAGTTTACTTCACTCTTTGATTGGAAGTTCGAGACAAAATGGCAAAAAAATGAGCTTTATGAACCTACGTTATTGTTAACAGAACACGCACTTAAGAAAACAGTAAATAGCTTGCCTGATATAAGCTTAGGTAACCTTTCAGGAATAAGTAGACTGATGGAAGCTTTAATCGAGTCTGGTATTAGTATTGCTCTATACGGACAGTCTCATTCTGCTTCTGGAAGTGAACATCATCTATCTCATTTTTGGGAAATTCATCATTTAATAAATGAAGAAAAACAACTATTACATGGAGAAAAAGTGAGTGTTGCAACAATTGAGATTCTTCGTTTGTATCAAACACTGTTTCCAAAAGTATATAAAAAACACAATATTTTAACAGATGAAGATTGGGATTATTTAAAGAAAGAACTTGATATTCTTCCAACTGTAAAAGAAATCATCAGCTTTTTAAACGAAGTAAAAGGTAAAACTGAGTTAGAGCAGCTTCCTATTTCTTCATCACTATTCAAAGAAAGCATTATGAAAGCATCAGGTATACGACCAAATCGTTATACGTTTTTACGTTATTTAATTGATTATCATTCAGGAGAGGTCGAACAATATGTTACCAGTCGAACGTAA
- a CDS encoding DeoR family transcriptional regulator: protein MLPVERKRKILEYLISNQSASISELSALCSVHESTIRRDLAELELEEKLKRTHGGAILEDWVSVEPSFDERQGHNIDEKRRIGQKAAQFIEAGDTVILDSGTTSLQIAKHMKHLKNVQVFTNDINIATELKDCSGIKVYITGGELYLHSYMLNGHYTNSFLESVQVKKAFLGTPAIHPIHGLTHMEAILVPTKQKIIQAAKEVFVVADSSKIGRYSAHLISKIDERFSLITGKEVKNEYIEAFHDASIKLYTV from the coding sequence ATGTTACCAGTCGAACGTAAAAGAAAGATACTCGAATACTTAATTTCAAATCAATCTGCATCTATTTCGGAACTATCTGCTCTTTGTTCTGTTCACGAATCGACAATTCGTCGAGATTTAGCAGAATTGGAGCTGGAAGAAAAATTAAAAAGAACCCACGGTGGGGCTATTTTAGAGGATTGGGTCTCTGTGGAACCTTCGTTTGATGAGAGACAAGGACATAATATCGACGAAAAAAGAAGAATTGGCCAAAAAGCTGCACAATTTATTGAAGCTGGCGATACAGTCATATTGGATTCAGGTACAACGTCGTTACAAATCGCAAAACATATGAAACATTTGAAAAATGTACAAGTTTTTACGAATGATATTAATATTGCAACCGAATTAAAAGATTGTTCCGGCATTAAGGTCTATATTACAGGCGGCGAACTGTATTTACACAGTTACATGTTAAATGGACATTATACAAATAGCTTTTTAGAGAGCGTGCAAGTCAAAAAAGCATTTTTAGGTACTCCTGCTATCCATCCGATTCACGGGCTAACACATATGGAAGCGATATTAGTACCTACTAAACAAAAAATTATTCAAGCAGCAAAAGAGGTTTTTGTCGTTGCAGATAGTTCTAAAATAGGCCGTTATTCTGCACATCTAATTTCAAAAATAGACGAAAGATTTTCACTCATAACAGGTAAAGAAGTGAAAAACGAATATATAGAAGCCTTTCATGATGCATCTATCAAATTATATACAGTTTAG
- a CDS encoding ABC transporter ATP-binding protein, with product MAEIQFKNISKSFGNTKVIDNLNLTIEEGKFTVLVGPSGCGKTTLLRMIAGIELQTSGQIFINGKNVSRTSPGKRDVAMVFQNYAIYPTMTVRGNIEYGLKNNKVSREKREELINNITSIVGLKPYLDRKPSTLSGGQRQRIALARAMVKQPAVFLMDEPLSNLDAKLRAQMRLELIELHKKLGTTFVYVTHDQIEAMSMADQIILMNDGKIQQEASPEEIYFEPKNLFTAQFMGTPPMNILNVSNDVQYKMGFRPEVAQLSEDIKTNNGMNLKGVIITREMLGSETIYQVKNSEQTFMVKSTNRNFKVGMEVHVTVTYDDLIFFDLQGSAISLTNDEISSILMKQQGEKQWSL from the coding sequence TTGGCGGAAATTCAATTTAAAAATATTTCGAAAAGCTTTGGGAATACAAAAGTAATCGATAACTTGAATTTAACAATTGAAGAAGGAAAATTCACTGTTTTAGTTGGCCCTTCTGGATGCGGTAAAACCACTTTACTACGCATGATTGCTGGTATTGAATTACAAACTAGCGGACAAATATTTATAAACGGAAAAAATGTATCACGTACTTCTCCAGGAAAGCGTGATGTTGCGATGGTATTCCAAAATTATGCAATCTATCCAACAATGACTGTACGAGGAAACATTGAATATGGATTAAAAAATAATAAAGTTAGTCGTGAAAAAAGAGAAGAATTAATTAATAACATAACATCCATTGTCGGACTCAAACCATATTTAGACCGCAAGCCAAGCACTTTATCAGGTGGACAACGCCAAAGAATAGCATTGGCTCGCGCTATGGTGAAGCAACCAGCCGTTTTTTTGATGGACGAGCCACTTTCCAATTTAGATGCAAAATTACGTGCCCAAATGCGATTAGAGCTAATAGAGCTACATAAAAAACTAGGAACGACTTTCGTCTATGTTACACATGATCAAATTGAAGCGATGTCAATGGCAGACCAAATTATTCTTATGAATGATGGGAAAATTCAACAAGAAGCAAGCCCAGAGGAAATTTACTTTGAACCTAAAAATCTATTTACCGCTCAGTTTATGGGGACTCCACCTATGAATATATTAAATGTCTCTAATGATGTTCAATATAAAATGGGTTTTCGCCCAGAAGTCGCACAATTATCGGAAGACATTAAAACTAACAATGGGATGAATTTAAAGGGGGTGATTATAACTCGAGAAATGTTAGGTTCTGAAACAATCTACCAAGTAAAAAATAGTGAACAAACTTTTATGGTAAAAAGTACGAATCGAAATTTTAAAGTTGGAATGGAAGTTCATGTCACCGTAACGTATGATGACTTAATCTTTTTCGATCTTCAAGGATCAGCTATTTCGTTAACGAATGATGAAATTTCATCAATTTTAATGAAACAACAAGGAGAAAAGCAATGGAGCCTATAG